In one window of Corynebacterium mycetoides DNA:
- the nth gene encoding endonuclease III, whose product MTDLTAPAASLTPQRRRSGTHPAARGQETAIGRKKRARRINRTLAAVFPDARAELDYTTPLELLVATVLSAQTTDVRVNQVTPELFARFPTPEAYASASQTDIEEIIRPTGFYRAKAANLIGLGQKLVTDFGGEVPTALDDLVTLPGVGRKTAHVVRGNAFDMPGLTVDTHFQRLVHRLALTEETDPVAIEHAIAALVEKKEWTMFSHRIIFLGRRVCHARTPACGACPLRFDCPSFGAGPTGPAEAAARVTGPERSHILAFAGVGE is encoded by the coding sequence ATGACTGACCTTACGGCCCCCGCCGCCTCGCTCACGCCGCAGCGCCGCCGTTCGGGAACCCACCCCGCCGCCCGCGGCCAGGAGACCGCGATCGGGCGGAAGAAACGCGCGCGGCGGATCAACCGCACGCTGGCGGCGGTGTTTCCCGACGCCCGCGCCGAGCTCGATTACACCACCCCGCTGGAGCTGCTGGTGGCCACTGTGCTCAGCGCCCAGACCACGGACGTGCGGGTCAACCAGGTCACCCCTGAGCTGTTCGCCCGCTTTCCGACGCCCGAGGCCTACGCCTCTGCCTCCCAGACCGATATCGAGGAGATTATCCGCCCCACCGGCTTCTACCGGGCGAAAGCTGCCAACCTCATCGGCCTCGGCCAGAAACTGGTGACGGATTTCGGCGGGGAGGTTCCCACCGCGCTGGATGATCTGGTGACGCTGCCCGGGGTGGGCCGCAAAACGGCGCACGTGGTGCGCGGCAACGCTTTCGACATGCCCGGGCTCACGGTGGACACGCACTTCCAGCGCCTCGTGCACCGGCTCGCGCTCACCGAGGAGACGGACCCGGTGGCCATCGAGCACGCCATCGCGGCGCTGGTGGAGAAGAAGGAGTGGACGATGTTTTCCCACCGCATCATCTTCCTCGGCCGCCGCGTGTGCCACGCGCGCACGCCCGCGTGCGGCGCCTGCCCGCTGCGGTTCGACTGCCCCAGCTTCGGGGCGGGCCCGACCGGCCCGGCGGAAGCGGCGGCGCGCGTGACCGGCCCGGAGCGCTCACACATCCTCGCATTCGCAGGAGTAGGGGAGTAG
- a CDS encoding HAD family hydrolase — translation MDVDDSTGEPTGAAARRTAAFFDLDKTIIATSSAFAFGKEFLNNGMITRQEAVEIYMTKASYMLMGLSSERMDSTRDYMAQLVTGWAVDDIDRVTTETMRTVVTPAIYAEARELIGFHKRHGRDVIIISASADILVEPIARELGVDMIVATELEVVDGKLTGNVTRFLKGDAKADAVTEFAESHGYDLAGSYAYSDSATDIPMLGMVGHPVAVNPDRALRKHAQEHGWEVRTFKNPEPLIQMPNAREVGIGAGVVAGVTALAAAGIWVAQRIAKDNRSA, via the coding sequence ATGGACGTCGACGACAGCACCGGGGAGCCCACGGGCGCCGCCGCGCGGCGCACCGCCGCCTTCTTCGACTTGGACAAAACCATCATCGCCACCTCCTCCGCCTTCGCGTTTGGAAAAGAATTCCTCAACAACGGGATGATCACCCGCCAAGAGGCCGTGGAAATCTACATGACGAAGGCGTCCTACATGCTCATGGGGCTCAGCAGCGAGCGCATGGACTCCACCCGCGATTATATGGCGCAGCTTGTCACGGGCTGGGCGGTCGACGATATCGACCGCGTCACGACGGAAACGATGCGCACGGTGGTCACGCCCGCCATATACGCCGAGGCCAGAGAGCTCATCGGGTTCCACAAACGCCACGGCCGCGACGTCATCATCATCTCAGCCTCCGCGGACATCCTCGTCGAGCCCATCGCGCGCGAGCTGGGCGTGGACATGATCGTGGCCACCGAGCTCGAGGTTGTTGACGGCAAGCTGACCGGCAACGTCACCCGGTTCCTCAAAGGCGATGCCAAGGCGGACGCCGTGACCGAATTCGCCGAGTCCCACGGCTACGACTTAGCTGGCAGCTACGCCTACTCCGACTCGGCGACGGACATTCCCATGCTGGGAATGGTCGGCCACCCGGTTGCGGTCAACCCCGACCGGGCGCTGCGCAAGCACGCCCAGGAGCACGGTTGGGAGGTGCGCACCTTTAAGAACCCGGAGCCGCTCATCCAGATGCCCAACGCCCGTGAAGTGGGGATCGGAGCGGGAGTTGTGGCGGGCGTCACCGCGCTCGCCGCGGCCGGAATCTGGGTTGCGCAGCGCATCGCCAAAGACAACCGCAGCGCATAA
- a CDS encoding TlpA family protein disulfide reductase produces MNRSVLTGVIAALAATVIVLAGAFVLLRPSGGTASDSSGGASGEASISSGQADIGARPDCPGPAVGGVELECLGGGYAPPSGEVTVVNVWAWWCEPCRDELPVLAEYAAARPDVTVVGVHADASAAKGAALLTELGVDLPSYQDSTNAFAGTLGLPGVIPITLVFRGGERVGVFPEVFHSAAELDAAVSGVL; encoded by the coding sequence GTGAACAGGTCCGTCCTGACAGGAGTCATCGCCGCCTTGGCGGCCACGGTCATCGTGCTCGCCGGGGCGTTCGTTCTGCTGCGGCCTTCGGGGGGAACTGCGTCGGATTCTTCTGGGGGTGCGTCGGGTGAGGCGTCGATAAGCAGCGGGCAGGCTGACATCGGCGCGCGCCCCGACTGCCCGGGGCCGGCCGTCGGCGGGGTGGAGCTCGAGTGCCTCGGCGGCGGGTACGCCCCGCCCAGCGGCGAAGTCACGGTAGTCAACGTGTGGGCGTGGTGGTGCGAGCCGTGCCGCGACGAGCTGCCAGTTCTGGCGGAGTACGCGGCCGCCCGCCCGGACGTCACCGTGGTGGGCGTGCACGCGGACGCGTCCGCGGCCAAGGGCGCGGCCCTGCTGACGGAGCTGGGCGTGGATTTGCCCAGCTACCAGGACAGCACCAACGCGTTCGCCGGCACGCTGGGGCTGCCCGGGGTCATCCCGATCACGCTCGTGTTCCGCGGGGGCGAGCGCGTGGGCGTGTTCCCCGAGGTGTTCCACTCCGCCGCGGAGCTCGACGCGGCCGTGAGCGGGGTGCTGTAG
- a CDS encoding NUDIX hydrolase, with protein sequence MADVPLRPELAPDWMTGMVAGMAQARSSERMRRTLDSRAPRAGAPDDSAVLMLLTGESPDTAEILLTHRTPAMRSHSGQMAFPGGRIDTTDTGPVDAALREAWEETGLQRELVIPLATLNAVSTAGNQRAVRPVLGYSADPGHPHPASPAETDDVFFAPVSELLEPGNRLTVGVMGFKGPAFTINGYLVWGFTGLLLDVIFDAAGWTQPYDTTVVPLRRALSGSRNDERYF encoded by the coding sequence ATGGCTGACGTGCCCCTTCGCCCCGAGCTCGCGCCCGACTGGATGACGGGAATGGTCGCTGGCATGGCGCAGGCGCGCAGCTCCGAGCGGATGCGCCGGACCCTGGACAGCCGCGCCCCGCGCGCAGGCGCCCCCGATGACTCCGCGGTGCTCATGCTGCTCACCGGCGAGAGTCCGGACACCGCGGAGATCCTGCTCACCCACCGCACGCCCGCCATGCGTAGCCACTCCGGCCAGATGGCCTTCCCCGGCGGGCGTATCGACACCACCGATACAGGGCCCGTCGACGCCGCCCTGCGCGAGGCGTGGGAGGAGACCGGCCTTCAGCGTGAGCTGGTGATTCCCCTGGCCACGCTAAACGCCGTGTCCACCGCCGGGAACCAGCGCGCCGTGCGCCCCGTCCTGGGGTACTCGGCCGACCCCGGGCATCCCCACCCGGCCAGCCCCGCGGAAACCGACGACGTCTTCTTCGCCCCGGTCTCCGAGCTGCTCGAGCCGGGCAACCGCCTCACCGTGGGGGTCATGGGTTTCAAGGGCCCGGCGTTCACGATCAACGGCTACCTCGTGTGGGGGTTTACGGGCCTGCTTCTCGACGTCATCTTCGACGCCGCCGGATGGACCCAGCCGTACGACACCACGGTTGTGCCGCTGCGCCGGGCGCTTTCGGGCTCGCGCAACGACGAGCGCTATTTCTGA
- the glxR gene encoding CRP-like cAMP-activated global transcriptional regulator GlxR, whose amino-acid sequence MTGEHDILARAGIFQGVEADAVTALISEMEDVHFPRGTTIFDEGEPGDRLYIIIEGKVKLARHAPDGRENLLSVMGPSDMFGELSIFDPGPRTSSAVCVTEVTAATMNSDSLKKWISDYPEISQQLLRVLARRLRRTNASLADLIFTDVPGRVAKTLLQLANRFGTQEGGALRVNHDLTQEEIAQLVGASRETVNKALATFAHRGWIRLEGKSVLIVNTENLARRAR is encoded by the coding sequence ATGACTGGGGAGCACGACATCCTCGCCCGCGCCGGGATTTTCCAGGGCGTGGAGGCCGACGCGGTGACCGCGCTGATCAGCGAGATGGAGGATGTCCACTTCCCTCGCGGCACGACCATATTCGACGAAGGCGAGCCCGGCGACCGCCTCTACATCATCATCGAGGGCAAGGTGAAGCTGGCCCGCCACGCCCCGGACGGGCGTGAGAACCTGCTCTCCGTCATGGGGCCTTCCGACATGTTCGGCGAGCTGTCCATCTTCGATCCCGGACCGCGCACCTCCTCGGCGGTCTGCGTCACCGAGGTCACCGCGGCCACTATGAACTCGGACTCCCTGAAGAAGTGGATCAGCGACTACCCGGAGATTTCCCAACAGCTCCTGCGCGTGCTGGCCCGCCGCCTGCGCCGCACCAACGCCTCGCTCGCGGACCTCATCTTCACCGACGTCCCCGGCCGCGTGGCCAAGACGCTGCTGCAGCTGGCCAACCGGTTTGGCACGCAGGAGGGCGGCGCGCTGCGCGTCAACCACGACCTCACCCAGGAGGAGATCGCCCAACTTGTCGGCGCCTCGCGCGAGACCGTGAACAAGGCGCTGGCCACGTTCGCCCACCGCGGCTGGATCCGCCTCGAGGGCAAGAGCGTGCTCATCGTCAACACCGAGAACCTCGCCCGGCGCGCCCGCTAA
- a CDS encoding MarP family serine protease: MDAAFIVDAILVLAIIASFISGWRRGALTSILSTVGIVAGLIVGLAVAPALVNAAEALAFKLAILLVVVLIFAAMGSSVGVIVGSRLRDRARWRSTQVVDSVVGSVFQAVAVALVVWFISIPLASAVPGKVGDGIRQSAVLGAFNAAAPAGAEQLPARLAALLNESGLPPLVSPFAPTVGQQVDAPDPDVVDVAMVEQARPSVVHVMGDAESCSRKLMGSGFVAADDYVITNAHVVAGTGAVDLDTVLGVKSAEVVYYNPDVDIAVLRAPGLGLDPLPFADAGLGAGDDAVVMGYPRSGPFEAAPARIRSRINIAGPDIYATGRVEREAYTLRGNIRQGNSGGPLLTPTGDVAGVIFGASVDSSDTGYALTTDQVLSVVGPIADLRGLTAPVDTGACVAG; this comes from the coding sequence TTGGACGCAGCCTTCATTGTCGACGCAATTTTGGTTCTTGCCATCATTGCCTCTTTCATCAGTGGCTGGCGCCGGGGTGCGTTGACGTCCATTCTGTCCACGGTGGGTATCGTCGCCGGGCTCATCGTCGGTCTCGCTGTCGCCCCGGCGCTGGTGAACGCCGCCGAAGCGCTCGCGTTCAAGCTGGCGATCCTGCTGGTCGTGGTGCTGATTTTCGCGGCGATGGGAAGCTCCGTGGGGGTCATCGTCGGCTCCAGGCTGCGCGACCGCGCGCGCTGGCGCTCCACGCAGGTGGTGGATTCCGTCGTGGGCTCGGTGTTCCAGGCTGTCGCGGTTGCGCTCGTGGTGTGGTTTATCTCGATCCCCCTGGCGTCGGCCGTCCCCGGCAAGGTCGGTGACGGGATCCGCCAGTCCGCGGTGCTGGGGGCGTTCAACGCCGCGGCACCTGCCGGGGCGGAACAGCTGCCGGCGCGGCTCGCCGCTTTGTTGAACGAATCAGGGCTTCCGCCACTGGTCTCACCTTTCGCGCCCACGGTCGGGCAGCAGGTCGACGCGCCCGACCCCGACGTGGTGGATGTCGCCATGGTGGAGCAGGCGCGCCCCAGCGTGGTCCACGTGATGGGCGACGCCGAATCCTGCAGCCGCAAGCTCATGGGGTCCGGGTTCGTCGCCGCCGACGACTACGTGATCACCAACGCCCACGTGGTGGCGGGCACAGGGGCGGTAGACCTTGACACTGTGCTCGGCGTCAAAAGCGCCGAGGTGGTCTACTACAACCCGGACGTGGACATCGCCGTTCTGCGCGCCCCCGGCCTGGGGCTGGACCCGCTGCCGTTCGCGGACGCCGGTTTGGGAGCGGGCGACGACGCCGTGGTGATGGGGTATCCGCGCTCCGGCCCGTTCGAGGCGGCCCCGGCGCGGATTCGCAGCCGCATCAACATCGCCGGGCCCGACATCTACGCCACCGGGCGCGTCGAGCGCGAGGCCTACACGCTGCGCGGCAACATCCGCCAGGGCAACTCGGGCGGCCCGCTACTCACGCCCACCGGGGACGTCGCCGGCGTGATCTTCGGGGCGTCCGTGGACTCCAGCGACACCGGCTACGCACTGACCACGGACCAGGTGCTCTCTGTGGTGGGCCCGATCGCCGACCTGCGCGGGCTCACGGCACCGGTGGACACCGGCGCGTGCGTCGCCGGTTAG
- a CDS encoding phage holin family protein has translation MSNKGLYTNGSTAISAKVDSIPLRDTDVTQPGQDSIGALVSNASEQVSRLVRSEIELAKTEVMGEVKKGAVGGGLFAAAGVIALYSTFFFFFFLAALLHLWMPWWAAFLIIFLVMLAVAGILAFVGFRKFKNVKAPERTMESVGELKNLVPGQAQKNLAEDDSALYTGGPAPTGRIPVVTDERSVTRTVPTRGGSTAVTKD, from the coding sequence GTGAGCAACAAGGGTCTCTACACAAACGGTTCGACCGCCATCTCCGCCAAGGTCGACTCCATTCCGCTGCGCGACACCGACGTCACCCAGCCGGGCCAGGACTCCATCGGCGCGCTGGTCTCGAACGCCTCCGAGCAGGTGTCCCGCCTCGTCCGCAGCGAAATCGAGCTGGCTAAGACCGAGGTCATGGGCGAGGTGAAGAAGGGGGCCGTCGGAGGGGGGCTGTTCGCCGCCGCCGGCGTGATCGCGCTGTACTCCACCTTCTTCTTCTTTTTCTTCCTCGCCGCGCTGCTCCACCTGTGGATGCCGTGGTGGGCCGCCTTCCTCATCATCTTCCTGGTCATGCTCGCGGTGGCCGGAATCCTGGCCTTCGTCGGCTTCCGCAAGTTCAAGAACGTCAAGGCCCCCGAGCGCACCATGGAGTCCGTGGGCGAGCTGAAGAACCTCGTCCCGGGCCAGGCGCAGAAGAACCTCGCCGAGGATGACAGCGCCCTGTACACCGGCGGCCCCGCGCCGACCGGCCGCATCCCGGTTGTCACCGACGAGCGCTCCGTCACCCGCACGGTGCCGACCCGCGGCGGCTCCACCGCCGTGACCAAGGACTAA
- the ssd gene encoding septum site-determining protein Ssd → MSRTSPILVAVDDPTVHSEAVHLVAVAGHPVVDASADPAAFQRSYESCFAVLLDSSVVPPPHRRPGVFLVGGEPDELDKQFAARPWSDDAFVLPAQAADLLRAIGALRHGGLEHRARGTVVAVVGAAGGAGASVLGASISRSCGAELAPSLVDAHRYSGGLDLLLGVENAVGARWGEITVGEGEVARDDIRRALPATADGIAVLTCSRTTISDPFVFDAPAVERTVAALGTAGLTVVDCPVQLVPQRCDLAVVVTPGEVRAAAAATRIGAELSARGVQCVAVARRRAWSGLSGAELERVTKLRVVGDVPDVPGLTKKLETAGLPRRLPRALERCARAVLAEVGL, encoded by the coding sequence ATGTCACGCACCTCGCCCATCCTCGTCGCCGTCGACGACCCGACAGTGCACTCTGAAGCCGTCCACCTCGTCGCCGTCGCCGGGCACCCGGTCGTGGATGCCAGCGCTGACCCCGCCGCCTTCCAGCGCAGCTATGAGTCGTGTTTCGCGGTGCTCCTTGATTCCTCCGTCGTGCCCCCGCCGCACCGACGCCCCGGCGTGTTCCTCGTCGGCGGCGAGCCGGACGAGCTGGATAAGCAGTTCGCGGCCCGCCCATGGAGCGATGACGCCTTCGTTCTCCCCGCCCAGGCGGCGGATCTGTTGCGCGCCATCGGGGCGCTGCGCCACGGCGGGCTCGAGCACCGCGCGCGGGGCACGGTCGTCGCGGTGGTGGGTGCGGCCGGAGGGGCGGGCGCGTCGGTCCTGGGGGCGTCGATAAGCCGTTCGTGCGGCGCCGAGCTCGCCCCCTCGCTTGTCGACGCCCACCGGTACTCCGGCGGCCTCGACCTCCTGCTGGGCGTCGAGAACGCGGTCGGGGCGCGCTGGGGCGAGATCACCGTTGGCGAGGGCGAGGTCGCGCGGGATGACATCCGGCGGGCCCTGCCCGCGACCGCCGACGGGATTGCCGTGCTGACTTGCTCGCGCACGACGATCAGTGACCCTTTCGTGTTCGACGCGCCCGCCGTCGAGCGCACCGTCGCCGCGCTGGGCACGGCCGGGCTGACGGTCGTCGATTGCCCGGTGCAGCTCGTGCCGCAGCGCTGCGACCTCGCGGTCGTGGTCACGCCGGGGGAGGTGCGCGCGGCGGCCGCCGCCACCCGGATCGGCGCGGAGCTGAGCGCGCGCGGGGTGCAGTGCGTGGCCGTGGCCAGGCGCCGGGCGTGGTCGGGCCTGTCGGGCGCCGAACTCGAGCGCGTGACCAAGCTGCGCGTGGTCGGCGACGTCCCCGACGTGCCCGGGCTGACGAAGAAGCTGGAGACGGCGGGGCTGCCGCGTCGCCTCCCGCGGGCGCTGGAACGCTGCGCTCGCGCCGTCTTGGCGGAGGTGGGACTGTGA
- a CDS encoding alpha/beta fold hydrolase encodes MPALSRRLPPTVVELEGDFEHELLHTRGTRLHAVTAGEPAHPLVLLLHGTFGGWFDYRDVIAPLAERGFHVAALDMRGYGMSDKPPPRPGNEMLIAVGDVKGAISTLGHKSAIVVGADTGGGVAWVTAALHPELVSGLVSVSAAHPADLRAAMAARPWDFMPLLGRITVARLPSRLLRRFPRTRRRVYRDNLVINTTSQFHGTARFDEVLNVRRTAADIDNAFVHSVHNSRLITPPLVSLSGSAANDAPVAAPTLLIHPGQSLWKPVVARQKARVTGTVRQLSVPGAKNLPHIENPAEFTAAVAQFAALTGGTGGTGAGS; translated from the coding sequence GTGCCCGCGCTCAGCCGCAGACTCCCGCCCACAGTCGTGGAGCTCGAGGGCGACTTCGAGCACGAGCTGCTCCATACCCGCGGCACCCGCCTGCACGCCGTCACCGCGGGGGAACCCGCACACCCCCTTGTCCTGCTCCTACACGGTACGTTCGGCGGGTGGTTCGACTATCGCGACGTCATCGCCCCGCTCGCTGAGCGGGGCTTTCACGTCGCCGCGCTCGACATGCGCGGTTACGGGATGTCGGACAAGCCGCCGCCGAGGCCGGGCAACGAGATGCTCATCGCCGTAGGCGACGTCAAGGGGGCGATTTCCACCCTGGGGCATAAGTCCGCGATCGTTGTCGGGGCGGACACGGGCGGAGGCGTCGCCTGGGTCACCGCGGCCCTGCACCCCGAACTCGTCTCCGGCCTGGTCTCTGTTTCCGCGGCGCATCCGGCGGACCTGCGCGCGGCTATGGCAGCGCGGCCCTGGGACTTCATGCCCCTGCTCGGCCGCATCACCGTCGCTCGTCTGCCGTCGCGCCTGCTGAGGCGCTTCCCGCGCACCCGGCGCCGCGTGTACCGGGACAACCTCGTGATCAACACCACCAGCCAGTTTCACGGCACCGCACGCTTCGACGAGGTGCTGAACGTGCGCCGCACAGCCGCCGACATCGACAACGCCTTCGTGCACAGCGTCCACAACTCGCGGCTGATCACGCCGCCCCTAGTCTCCCTTTCCGGTTCCGCCGCGAACGACGCCCCCGTCGCGGCTCCCACACTGCTCATCCACCCGGGGCAGAGTTTGTGGAAGCCGGTCGTGGCGCGGCAGAAGGCGCGCGTGACGGGCACGGTCCGTCAGCTCAGCGTGCCGGGTGCCAAAAACCTTCCCCACATCGAGAACCCGGCGGAGTTTACCGCGGCAGTCGCGCAGTTCGCGGCGCTCACCGGGGGCACCGGGGGCACCGGGGCCGGCTCCTAA
- a CDS encoding TadA family conjugal transfer-associated ATPase: protein MRPAAEAGEIIARVKRRLAHEPVTDPARLSALIREEAVVLSDVEVLGIMRQLRDDTTGVGRLESLLGNPGVTDICVNGPSSVYADSGAGLELTDVQFTSDAEVRHLAARLAANCGRRLDDAQPYCDGHILREDGTLLRFHAILSPVARAGTCISLRVLRATTATLDDLTRRGAMDAERAEVLRRVVTRRRAFLVLGGTGAGKTTLLTAMLSEVDPGERIVAIEDTLELTPRHPHVLNLTSRGANAEGAGEITLANLLRQALRMRPDRIVVGEIRGAEVVDLLAALNTGHDGGAGTLHANSIHEVPARMEALAALGGLDRPSLHSQLAAAVDVVIVVKRRPDGSRILHQLGVLEGNPVTARVVWDAEAGELDGYAEVFGP, encoded by the coding sequence GTGAGGCCGGCCGCGGAGGCGGGCGAGATCATCGCGCGCGTCAAGCGCCGCCTCGCTCACGAGCCCGTGACGGACCCGGCACGCCTGTCCGCCCTGATCAGGGAGGAGGCGGTCGTGCTCAGCGACGTCGAAGTGCTGGGCATCATGCGGCAGCTGCGCGACGACACCACCGGTGTGGGGCGCCTGGAGTCCCTTCTGGGCAACCCCGGTGTCACGGACATCTGCGTCAACGGGCCGTCGAGCGTGTACGCCGATTCCGGAGCGGGCCTCGAGCTCACCGACGTGCAGTTCACCTCGGACGCGGAGGTGCGCCACTTAGCCGCCCGGCTCGCCGCCAACTGCGGGCGCCGGCTTGACGACGCCCAACCTTACTGCGACGGCCACATCCTGCGGGAGGACGGCACCCTGTTGCGGTTCCACGCGATCCTGAGCCCCGTGGCGAGGGCGGGAACGTGCATCTCCCTGCGGGTGCTGCGCGCCACGACGGCCACGCTCGATGACCTGACGCGGCGCGGCGCGATGGATGCGGAGCGCGCGGAGGTGCTCCGCCGCGTGGTCACGCGGCGCCGTGCGTTCCTCGTCCTCGGCGGCACGGGCGCCGGGAAGACGACGCTGCTGACGGCGATGCTCTCCGAGGTGGATCCGGGGGAGCGCATCGTGGCCATCGAGGACACCCTCGAGCTCACGCCGCGCCACCCGCACGTGCTCAACTTGACGTCGCGCGGCGCCAACGCCGAGGGCGCCGGCGAAATCACGCTGGCGAACCTGCTCCGCCAGGCGCTGCGCATGCGCCCAGACCGGATCGTCGTCGGAGAGATCCGGGGTGCCGAGGTGGTGGACCTGCTCGCCGCGCTGAACACCGGCCACGACGGAGGGGCGGGGACGCTGCACGCGAACTCCATTCACGAAGTCCCGGCGCGGATGGAGGCGCTCGCCGCGCTCGGCGGGCTGGACCGGCCGAGCCTGCATTCCCAGCTGGCGGCAGCGGTGGACGTGGTGATTGTGGTCAAGCGGCGCCCCGACGGCTCCCGAATCCTCCACCAGCTCGGCGTGCTGGAGGGCAACCCGGTCACGGCCAGGGTGGTGTGGGACGCGGAGGCGGGGGAGTTAGACGGCTACGCGGAGGTGTTCGGCCCATGA